One window of Methanomassiliicoccales archaeon genomic DNA carries:
- a CDS encoding ATP-binding protein has translation MFSRAKNVKVRVFPLFRGDAMNRRSLEHFIIEYFKDEDIQDFKIGEMIYVKVEKIEPAEALHTDRHTRLDLTVQEDGMDVERFGFVKRPDENIDEALISSDLAKAYLSLFRNGKEPWKKILLSGEPGTGKTLFAHELLANAQQRGLKTYSIPASMLLGEYIGDTIRVINSVKRAVGKDSVLFIDDCDLILHNRNDMKSFGSLLESVVAFLNFIDEFEGYMIAASNDREIDPAIENRMFGIRFDLPSSDMLYRFMKKTDPTVTPREANVIHDRKGSYRDAQKYQVMKLAGMGNEHRLATSHDPLYR, from the coding sequence ATGTTCTCCAGGGCTAAGAATGTCAAGGTCAGGGTATTCCCTTTGTTCCGCGGCGACGCCATGAACCGGCGCTCGCTCGAGCATTTCATCATCGAGTACTTCAAGGATGAGGACATCCAGGATTTCAAGATCGGCGAAATGATCTACGTTAAGGTAGAGAAGATCGAGCCTGCCGAGGCGCTCCACACTGACCGGCACACACGTCTCGATCTCACCGTCCAGGAGGACGGGATGGACGTGGAGAGATTCGGTTTCGTGAAGAGGCCTGACGAGAACATCGACGAGGCGCTCATCTCATCGGACCTGGCAAAGGCGTACCTCAGCCTGTTCAGGAACGGCAAGGAACCGTGGAAGAAGATACTGCTCAGCGGTGAGCCTGGTACGGGGAAGACCCTTTTCGCCCATGAGCTGCTGGCCAACGCTCAGCAGCGGGGATTGAAGACCTATTCGATCCCAGCCTCGATGCTTCTCGGCGAGTATATCGGGGACACCATTCGGGTGATCAACTCGGTCAAGAGGGCGGTGGGCAAGGACAGTGTTCTGTTCATCGACGACTGTGACCTGATCCTGCACAACCGGAACGATATGAAATCGTTCGGTTCTCTGCTAGAATCGGTGGTGGCGTTCCTGAACTTCATCGATGAGTTCGAGGGCTACATGATAGCCGCCTCCAACGACCGGGAGATCGATCCCGCCATCGAGAACCGGATGTTCGGCATAAGGTTCGATCTTCCCAGTAGCGACATGCTCTACCGGTTCATGAAGAAGACCGACCCGACGGTCACACCGAGGGAGGCCAATGTCATTCACGACCGGAAAGGCAGCTACCGGGATGCCCAGAAGTATCAGGTAATGAAGCTTGCCGGCATGGGCAACGAACACCGGCTGGCCACGTCCCACGACCCCCTCTACCGTTGA
- a CDS encoding DUF1638 domain-containing protein: protein MRIAILGCDAIRDEIEQVTKDDPDIVYREYLDFGLHIYTDELLKRIQERLATMEGQYDAVFLGYGHCQTLKGMPEKVNVPLVMLEYEDCIAAMLPDDEYHREKKSGGITWFYPSGWARNGPDGLIKLFKLDSMRDQGYEPLFFLKMMFEGFTRVLFIDTGAGDTASNEVRSQELACMLCMKHERREGTVKAIGDAIVRTKELARKEIASRTKQ, encoded by the coding sequence GCGGATCGCCATCCTCGGCTGCGACGCGATCAGGGACGAGATCGAACAGGTCACCAAGGACGATCCGGACATCGTATACCGTGAATACCTGGATTTCGGCCTCCATATCTATACCGATGAGCTCCTCAAGCGGATCCAGGAACGCCTTGCCACCATGGAGGGTCAATATGACGCCGTTTTCCTCGGTTATGGTCACTGCCAGACGTTGAAGGGCATGCCAGAGAAGGTCAATGTTCCGTTGGTCATGCTGGAATATGAGGATTGCATTGCCGCCATGTTGCCTGACGATGAGTACCACCGGGAGAAAAAATCTGGGGGCATAACCTGGTTCTATCCGTCTGGATGGGCCCGGAACGGACCGGATGGGCTGATCAAGCTCTTCAAGCTGGACAGCATGAGGGACCAGGGATACGAACCTCTGTTCTTCCTCAAGATGATGTTCGAGGGCTTCACCCGCGTCCTCTTCATCGACACCGGGGCGGGGGATACGGCGTCGAACGAGGTGAGATCCCAAGAGCTCGCCTGCATGCTGTGCATGAAGCATGAACGGAGGGAGGGCACCGTCAAGGCCATAGGCGACGCGATAGTCAGGACCAAGGAATTGGCCAGGAAGGAAATCGCCAGTCGAACAAAGCAATAG